Genomic window (Pradoshia sp. D12):
GCATGATTGAAAAGGATGTATATTGCGATGATATTATAACCCAGATTGCAGCTACACAATCAGCCCTGAATGCTGTTGGAAAGTTGATGCTTGAAGGCCATATGAAATCATGTGTGGCAGAAAGAATTCAACAGGGTGATATGGAAGTACTCGATGAAGTATTAATTACCATACAAAAATTAATGAAAAAATAGGAGGAATTTAAAATGGAAACAACGATCTTAAATGTAAAAGGTATGTCCTGCGGGCATTGTGTGAAAGCAGTCGAAGGCAGTGTAAGTGAGTTAAACGGAGTTAGTTCTGTGAAGGTTACATTGGATACGGGAAAAGTGGAAGTCCAATATGACCCGGCAATGGTTAATCTAGAAACAATTAAAGAATCTATTGATGAACAAGGATATGATGTCGATTAATATGTGATTAGAATGAATAGGCTAAGCCACGCCCTATTTAAATAATGCAAGTTCAACAATAAGGTGGTGAGTTTATGAAGCATGTCCATTTGCAGATTACGGGAATGACCTGTGCCGCCTGTTCAGCAAGGATTGAAAAGGTACTGGGGAAAATGGAGGGAGTTAAAGAGGTAAATGTGAACTTAGCCACTGAAACATCTGCTATTCTTTATGATCCTACTCTCTTATCAGCGAACGATTTAAGAGGAAAAATAGAAAAGCTAGGGTACGGGGTTACGACTAGAGTATCGGAACTAATGATTACCGGAATGACCTGCGCCGCCTGTTCAGCAAGAATTGAAAAGGTATTGAACAAGACGGAGGGTGTCTTAATTGCCAATATAAATCTGGCCTTGGAATCAGGCACGATTGAATATTCTAGCAGTGAGTTATCTGAGGAAGATCTCATTGCCAAAATAGAAAAACTAGGCTATGGTGCTTCACCAAAGGAACAGCATAAACAGGAAAGTGAAGACCCGAGGCAATCGGCTATAAAAAAACAACAGCTTAGGTTTATAGCAGCTGCTTTCCTTTCATTGCC
Coding sequences:
- a CDS encoding metal-sensitive transcriptional regulator, with amino-acid sequence MSEIEITEDMGNHCHHDQERKSHHSDNVKKNLISRLNRVEGQIRGIKGMIEKDVYCDDIITQIAATQSALNAVGKLMLEGHMKSCVAERIQQGDMEVLDEVLITIQKLMKK
- the copZ gene encoding copper chaperone CopZ, with amino-acid sequence METTILNVKGMSCGHCVKAVEGSVSELNGVSSVKVTLDTGKVEVQYDPAMVNLETIKESIDEQGYDVD